The Apium graveolens cultivar Ventura chromosome 11, ASM990537v1, whole genome shotgun sequence genome has a window encoding:
- the LOC141695547 gene encoding uncharacterized protein LOC141695547: MAAYADIAKGLLESIPFWTLNYIDRSINHWADALSKLTASCANKPTTPFYIMDLAASSITETSPLVNHISQIQGWRTPLIQFIQGTLPDTNETGRRKIAFKARNCCMENGQLYRRSLTEPLLKCVGKDEVELAIIEIHTGICGEHLAGKKLALQIIRYGFFGPLCDTIMKNSLKIASHVSFTARLHVGLPLLCKNPNF; this comes from the coding sequence ATGGCAGCTTACGCAGATATTGCCAAAGGATTGCTAGAGTCCATACCCTTCTGGACCTTGAACTACATAGACAGATCAATCAACCACTGGGCAGATGCCTTGTCAAAACTAACAGCCTCGTGCGCCAACAAGCCTACCACTCCATTTTATATCATGGACCTCGCAGCCTCATCCATCACGGAGACCTCGCCTCTCGTAAACCATATTTCCCAAATCCAAGGTTGGCGAACTCCACTCATTCAGTTCATTCAAGGGACTCTCCCTGATACAAATGAGACCGGCAGAAGGAAAATAGCCTTCAAGGCAAGGAACTGCTGCATGGAAAATGGGCAACTATATAGAAGATCACTAACAGAGCCTTTGCTTAAATGTGTCGGAAAAGATGAAGTAGAGCTAGCAATAATAGAGATCCATACAGGCATCTGTGGAGAGCATTTGGCCGGAAAAAAACTGGCTCTCCAAATCATTAGATATGGCTTTTTTGGCCCTCTATGCGACACGATTATGAAGAATTCACTAAAAATTGCAAGCCATGTCAGCTTTACAGCTCGATTACACGTAGGCCTCCCACTTctctgtaagaacccaaatttttga